The Alosa sapidissima isolate fAloSap1 chromosome 6, fAloSap1.pri, whole genome shotgun sequence genome window below encodes:
- the sgk1 gene encoding serine/threonine-protein kinase Sgk1 isoform X4 translates to MKEKTSTLTAFMKQRRMGLNDFIQKLAANSYACKHPEVQSMLNLTPPQDPELMNSNPSPPPSPSQQINLGPSSNPTAKPSDFNFLKVIGKGSFGKVLLARHRSDDKFYAVKVLQKKAILKKKEEKHIMSERNVLLKNVKHPFLVGLHYSFQTTDKLYFVLDYINGGELFYHLQRERCFLEPRARFYAAEIASALGYLHSLNIVYRDLKPENILLDSQGHIILTDFGLCKENIEPNGTTSTFCGTPEYLAPEVLHKQPYDRTVDWWCLGAVLYEMLYGLPPFYSRNTAEMYDNILNKPLQLKPNISNAARHLLEGLLQKDRTKRIGCTDDFTEIKNHMFFSPINWDDLNGKKITPPFNPNVTGPSDLRHFDPEFTDEPVSSSIGCSPDSSLVTASIKEAAEAFLGFSYAPAMDSYL, encoded by the exons ATGAAAGAAAAAACTTCTACGCTAACAG CTTTTAtgaaacagagaagaatggggcTAAACGATTTCATTCAGAAGCTTGCCGCAAACTCCTATGCATGCAAGCA CCCAGAGGTGCAGTCCATGCTAAACCTGACCCCCCCCCAGGATCCAGAACTCATGAACAGCAACCCCTCCCCTCCA cccAGTCCCTCGCAGCAGATTAACCTGGGCCCCTCGTCTAATCCCACTGCCAAGCCCTCGGACTTCAACTTCCTCAAGGTCATCGGCAAGGGCAGCTTCGGCAAGGTCCTGCTAGCGCGACACCGCAGCGATGACAAGTTCTACGCTGTCAAAGTCCTGCAGAAGAAGGCCATCCTGAAGAAGAAAGAG gagaAGCACATTATGTCAGAACGGAATGTCCTCCTGAAGAATGTGAAGCACCCGTTCCTGGTGGGGCTCCACTACTCCTTCCAGACCACAGACAAACTGTACTTCGTCCTGGACTACATCAACGGAGGAGAG ctgttCTACCACCTGCAGAGGGAGCGGTGCTTCCTGGAGCCGCGCGCGCGGTTCTACGCGGCAGAGATCGCCAGCGCGCTGGGCTACTTGCACTCGCTTAACATCGTGTACCGCGACCTCAAGCCAGAGAACATCCTGCTGGACTCGCAAGGCCACATCATTCTCACCGATTTCGGCCTCTGCAAAGAGAACATCGAGCCCAACGGAACCACGTCCACATTCTGCGGCAcgccagag TATCTGGCGCCGGAGGTGTTACACAAGCAGCCGTATGACCGGACAGTGGACTGGTGGTGTCTCGGTGCTGTGCTCTACGAGATGCTCTACGGCCTG ccgcCTTTCTACAGTCGCAACACGGCAGAGATGTACGATAACATCCTGAACAAGCCCCTACAGCTAAAGCCTAACATCTCCAACGCAGCGCGCCACCTACTGGAGGGACTTCTACAGAAGGACCGCACCAAGAGGATCGGCTGCACAGACgacttt aCTGAAATCAAGAACCAcatgtttttctccccaatcaaCTGGGACGACCTGAACGGCAAGAAGATCACCCCTCCCTTTAACCCTAACGTG ACGGGCCCAAGTGACCTTCGGCACTTTGACCCTGAGTTCACCGACGAGCCCGTGTCCAGCTCCATCGGCTGCTCGCCGGACAGCTCGCTGGTGACGGCCAGCATCAAGGAGGCGGCTGAGGCCTTCCTGGGCTTCTCCTACGCGCCCGCCATGGACTCCTACCTGTAG
- the sgk1 gene encoding serine/threonine-protein kinase Sgk1 isoform X5, whose amino-acid sequence MRTTAELKAFMKQRRMGLNDFIQKLAANSYACKHPEVQSMLNLTPPQDPELMNSNPSPPPSPSQQINLGPSSNPTAKPSDFNFLKVIGKGSFGKVLLARHRSDDKFYAVKVLQKKAILKKKEEKHIMSERNVLLKNVKHPFLVGLHYSFQTTDKLYFVLDYINGGELFYHLQRERCFLEPRARFYAAEIASALGYLHSLNIVYRDLKPENILLDSQGHIILTDFGLCKENIEPNGTTSTFCGTPEYLAPEVLHKQPYDRTVDWWCLGAVLYEMLYGLPPFYSRNTAEMYDNILNKPLQLKPNISNAARHLLEGLLQKDRTKRIGCTDDFTEIKNHMFFSPINWDDLNGKKITPPFNPNVTGPSDLRHFDPEFTDEPVSSSIGCSPDSSLVTASIKEAAEAFLGFSYAPAMDSYL is encoded by the exons ATGAGGACCACGGCTGAACTGAAAG CTTTTAtgaaacagagaagaatggggcTAAACGATTTCATTCAGAAGCTTGCCGCAAACTCCTATGCATGCAAGCA CCCAGAGGTGCAGTCCATGCTAAACCTGACCCCCCCCCAGGATCCAGAACTCATGAACAGCAACCCCTCCCCTCCA cccAGTCCCTCGCAGCAGATTAACCTGGGCCCCTCGTCTAATCCCACTGCCAAGCCCTCGGACTTCAACTTCCTCAAGGTCATCGGCAAGGGCAGCTTCGGCAAGGTCCTGCTAGCGCGACACCGCAGCGATGACAAGTTCTACGCTGTCAAAGTCCTGCAGAAGAAGGCCATCCTGAAGAAGAAAGAG gagaAGCACATTATGTCAGAACGGAATGTCCTCCTGAAGAATGTGAAGCACCCGTTCCTGGTGGGGCTCCACTACTCCTTCCAGACCACAGACAAACTGTACTTCGTCCTGGACTACATCAACGGAGGAGAG ctgttCTACCACCTGCAGAGGGAGCGGTGCTTCCTGGAGCCGCGCGCGCGGTTCTACGCGGCAGAGATCGCCAGCGCGCTGGGCTACTTGCACTCGCTTAACATCGTGTACCGCGACCTCAAGCCAGAGAACATCCTGCTGGACTCGCAAGGCCACATCATTCTCACCGATTTCGGCCTCTGCAAAGAGAACATCGAGCCCAACGGAACCACGTCCACATTCTGCGGCAcgccagag TATCTGGCGCCGGAGGTGTTACACAAGCAGCCGTATGACCGGACAGTGGACTGGTGGTGTCTCGGTGCTGTGCTCTACGAGATGCTCTACGGCCTG ccgcCTTTCTACAGTCGCAACACGGCAGAGATGTACGATAACATCCTGAACAAGCCCCTACAGCTAAAGCCTAACATCTCCAACGCAGCGCGCCACCTACTGGAGGGACTTCTACAGAAGGACCGCACCAAGAGGATCGGCTGCACAGACgacttt aCTGAAATCAAGAACCAcatgtttttctccccaatcaaCTGGGACGACCTGAACGGCAAGAAGATCACCCCTCCCTTTAACCCTAACGTG ACGGGCCCAAGTGACCTTCGGCACTTTGACCCTGAGTTCACCGACGAGCCCGTGTCCAGCTCCATCGGCTGCTCGCCGGACAGCTCGCTGGTGACGGCCAGCATCAAGGAGGCGGCTGAGGCCTTCCTGGGCTTCTCCTACGCGCCCGCCATGGACTCCTACCTGTAG
- the sgk1 gene encoding serine/threonine-protein kinase Sgk1 isoform X3 codes for MTISTDSGAPEITYSKTRGVVAVFSAFMKQRRMGLNDFIQKLAANSYACKHPEVQSMLNLTPPQDPELMNSNPSPPPSPSQQINLGPSSNPTAKPSDFNFLKVIGKGSFGKVLLARHRSDDKFYAVKVLQKKAILKKKEEKHIMSERNVLLKNVKHPFLVGLHYSFQTTDKLYFVLDYINGGELFYHLQRERCFLEPRARFYAAEIASALGYLHSLNIVYRDLKPENILLDSQGHIILTDFGLCKENIEPNGTTSTFCGTPEYLAPEVLHKQPYDRTVDWWCLGAVLYEMLYGLPPFYSRNTAEMYDNILNKPLQLKPNISNAARHLLEGLLQKDRTKRIGCTDDFTEIKNHMFFSPINWDDLNGKKITPPFNPNVTGPSDLRHFDPEFTDEPVSSSIGCSPDSSLVTASIKEAAEAFLGFSYAPAMDSYL; via the exons ATGACAATCAGCACAGACAGTGGAGCTCCCGAAATTACTTACTCCAAAACGCGAGGAGTGGTGGCAGTCTTTAGCG CTTTTAtgaaacagagaagaatggggcTAAACGATTTCATTCAGAAGCTTGCCGCAAACTCCTATGCATGCAAGCA CCCAGAGGTGCAGTCCATGCTAAACCTGACCCCCCCCCAGGATCCAGAACTCATGAACAGCAACCCCTCCCCTCCA cccAGTCCCTCGCAGCAGATTAACCTGGGCCCCTCGTCTAATCCCACTGCCAAGCCCTCGGACTTCAACTTCCTCAAGGTCATCGGCAAGGGCAGCTTCGGCAAGGTCCTGCTAGCGCGACACCGCAGCGATGACAAGTTCTACGCTGTCAAAGTCCTGCAGAAGAAGGCCATCCTGAAGAAGAAAGAG gagaAGCACATTATGTCAGAACGGAATGTCCTCCTGAAGAATGTGAAGCACCCGTTCCTGGTGGGGCTCCACTACTCCTTCCAGACCACAGACAAACTGTACTTCGTCCTGGACTACATCAACGGAGGAGAG ctgttCTACCACCTGCAGAGGGAGCGGTGCTTCCTGGAGCCGCGCGCGCGGTTCTACGCGGCAGAGATCGCCAGCGCGCTGGGCTACTTGCACTCGCTTAACATCGTGTACCGCGACCTCAAGCCAGAGAACATCCTGCTGGACTCGCAAGGCCACATCATTCTCACCGATTTCGGCCTCTGCAAAGAGAACATCGAGCCCAACGGAACCACGTCCACATTCTGCGGCAcgccagag TATCTGGCGCCGGAGGTGTTACACAAGCAGCCGTATGACCGGACAGTGGACTGGTGGTGTCTCGGTGCTGTGCTCTACGAGATGCTCTACGGCCTG ccgcCTTTCTACAGTCGCAACACGGCAGAGATGTACGATAACATCCTGAACAAGCCCCTACAGCTAAAGCCTAACATCTCCAACGCAGCGCGCCACCTACTGGAGGGACTTCTACAGAAGGACCGCACCAAGAGGATCGGCTGCACAGACgacttt aCTGAAATCAAGAACCAcatgtttttctccccaatcaaCTGGGACGACCTGAACGGCAAGAAGATCACCCCTCCCTTTAACCCTAACGTG ACGGGCCCAAGTGACCTTCGGCACTTTGACCCTGAGTTCACCGACGAGCCCGTGTCCAGCTCCATCGGCTGCTCGCCGGACAGCTCGCTGGTGACGGCCAGCATCAAGGAGGCGGCTGAGGCCTTCCTGGGCTTCTCCTACGCGCCCGCCATGGACTCCTACCTGTAG
- the LOC121712273 gene encoding uncharacterized protein LOC121712273 isoform X2 gives MDKEKTTKRMYREKLNATAKQRYLEKLCEINQIDPYELSAGEWSRDMNALPPCTYMDMVNYLVYGVSYYTKQQFKCYKSLESHEQFCCGWVQDLQIYKPGGCKNTVVLAKVMHSQRLSQPPLTPWVILAPSGEVVSAHCTCMAGVAESCTHVGALFFKVEASVPQ, from the exons ATGGACAAGGAGAAGACGACAAAGAGAATGTACAGGGAGAAGCTGAATGCCACAGCAAAGCAGCGGTATTTAGAGAAACTTTGTGAAATAAACCAGATCGACCCTTATGAGCTGTCAGCTGGAGAATGGAGCCGCGACATGAATGCTCTACCACCTTGTACTTACATGGACATGGTTAATTACCTTGTGTATGGTGTGAGCTATTACACCAAGCAGCAGTTCAAATGCTACAAGTCCCTGGAAAGCCATGAACAGTTCTGCTGTGGATGGGTGCAAGACCTGCAGATCTACAAGCCTGGAGGCTGTAAGAACACCGTGGTACTTGCTAAG GTCATGCATTCACAGCGCCTCAGTCAACCACCTCTGACACCCTGGGTCATTCTTGCACCTTCTGGGGAGGTGGTGTCTGCTCACTGCACCTGCATGGCTGGTGTAGCTGAGTCTTGCACTCATGTTGGGGCCCTTTTTTTCAAGGTGGAAGCATCAGTGCCACAGTGA
- the LOC121712273 gene encoding uncharacterized protein LOC121712273 isoform X1, giving the protein MDKIYSDIHRTGTRSVFLSVTPRYCDEYRDPTLSIRDLKSLANLHGTRTLDTSDFSALRQHCQALGVIANITDIQAAQIEQRTRGQHTSSLWFAARAGRITASSMHSVYATDIHSPALSTVKRVCYPQRGPGTAATTWGIKQEERARQEYISRTNQKHHNQEVQTCGFFVHPAFPQVGASPDAIVECTCCGKGCIEIKCPAKYKDSTILDACSSNDSSFPLY; this is encoded by the coding sequence ATGGACAAGATCTACAGTGACATACACAGGACAGGCACAAGGTCAGTTTTTCTCAGTGTGACGCCAAGGTACTGTGATGAATACCGTGACCCCACTCTCTCCATCAGAGACTTGAAGTCCCTGGCAAATCTGCATGGTACACGCACACTTGACACCTCTGATTTCTCAGCTCTGCGCCAGCACTGCCAGGCATTAGGAGTCATTGCTAATATTACAGACATACAGGCAGCACAGATCGAGCAAAGGACAAGGGGGCAGCACACATCCTCGCTGTGGTTTGCGGCACGAGCAGGGAGAATTACAGCCTCCTCCATGCACAGTGTTTATGCCACTGACATCCACTCACCAGCCCTGTCTACTGTGAAGAGAGTCTGCTACCCTCAGCGCGGCCCAGGAACAGCAGCCACCACTTGGGGCATCAAACAGGAGGAGAGGGCGAGGCAGGAATACATTTCCAGGACCAACCAAAAACACCACAACCAGGAGGTGCAGACCTGTGGGTTTTTTGTACATCCTGCATTTCCACAAGTAGGAGCATCACCAGATGCAATTGTGGAGTGCACTTGCTGTGGAAAAGGCTGCATTGAGATCAAGTGTCCTGCGAAATACAAGGACAGCACCATTCTTGATGCATGCTCCTCCAACGACAGCAGCTTCCCTCTGTATTAG